One stretch of Zingiber officinale cultivar Zhangliang chromosome 6B, Zo_v1.1, whole genome shotgun sequence DNA includes these proteins:
- the LOC121988531 gene encoding uncharacterized protein LOC121988531, which yields MAAAKVAEVLPFMESDLRKISLNVVDKADETCNSHSVGAFCHAQFSSKNVNDRMKNPPNCSCRRDQCCSSRLRCHLCRTGRGTRWPLSPPPTLAGGPQPCGAILCRWLAYPHTH from the exons atggcgGCGGCGA AAGTTGCTGAAGTGCTTCCGTTTATGGAATCGGATCTGAGGAAGATCTCATTGAATGTGGTCGATAAAGCTGACGAGACCTGCAATTCTCATTCG GTTGGTGCTTTTTGCCATGCACAATTCTCCTCCAAAAACGTTAATG ACAGAATGAAAAACCCCCCAAATTGTAGCTGTCGTCGAGATCAGTGCTGCAGTAGCCGGCTAAGATGCCACCTTTGTCGAACTGGAAGGGGAACTCGCTGGCCTCTATCGCCGCCACCGACACTGGCTGGTGGGCCACAGCCTTGCGGAGCGATACTTTGTCGTTGGCTGGCATATCCTCATACCCACTGA